A single region of the Ficedula albicollis isolate OC2 chromosome 11, FicAlb1.5, whole genome shotgun sequence genome encodes:
- the GAN gene encoding gigaxonin, with product MARATFQSREETKPRSPRAAPPRSSFREETRFCDAHLVLEGEEIPVQKNILAAASPYIRTKLNYNPPKDDGSTYKIELEGISVDIMKEILDYIFSGQIRLNEETIQDVVQAADLLLLTDLKTLCCEFLEGCIAAENCIGIRDFALHYCLHHVHYLASEYLETHFRDVSSTEEFLELTPQKLKEVLSMEKLNVGNERYVFEAVIRWISHDSESRKVHMKDVMSAVWVSGLDAAYLREQMMSEPLVREIVKECNNIPLTPPQQGEAMLASFKPRGYSECIVTVGGEERVSRKPTSVMRCMCPLYDPNRQLWIELAPMSIPRINHGVLSAEGFLFVLGGQDENKGTLSSGEKYDPDTNSWSSLPPMHEARHNFGVVEIDGILYILGGEDGERELISMESYDIYSRTWTKQPDLTMVRKIGCYAAMKKKIYAMGGGSYGKLFESVECYDPRTQQWTAICPLKERRFGAVACGVASELYVFGGVRSRDDSQASEMVTCKSEFYHDEFKRWIYLNDQNLCIPTSSSFVYGAVPIGASIYVIGDLDTGTNYDYVREFKRSTGTWQRTKPLFPSDLRRTGCAALRIANCKLFRLQLQQGLFRIRVPSP from the exons AACAAAATTGAATTACAATCCTCCAAAGGATGATGGCTCAACCTACAAGATTGAACTCGAAGGGATATCTGTTGATATCATGAAAGAGATACTAGACTACATCTTCAGTGGGCAG ATCAGGCTAAATGAAGAAACTATCCAAGATGTGGTACAGGCAGCTGATCTCCTGCTGCTTACAGACTTAAAAACTCTCTGCTGTGAGTTTTTAGAAGGTTGCATAGCTGCTGAGAACTGTATTGGTATTCGGGACTTTGCACTGCACTATTGTTTGCATCATGTTCACTACCTTGCCTCAGAGTATCTGGAAACTCACTTTCGAGatgtcagcagcacagaggaattCTTGGAACTGACTCCTCAAAAACTGAAAGAAGTGTTGTCGATGGAAAAGCTCAATGTTGGAAACGAAAGATACGTCTTTGAAGCAGTGATTAGGTGGATTTCTCATGATTCAGAATCCAGAAAG GTCCACATGAAGGATGTCATGTCGGCAGTGTGGGTGTCGGGTCTGGACGCAGCCTACCTGCGCGAGCAGATGATGAGCGAGCCGCTGGTGCGCGAGATCGTCAAGGAGTGCAACAACATCCCCCTGACGCCCCCGCAGCAGGGAGAGGCCATGCTGGCCTCCTTCAAGCCCCGGGGCTACTCCGAGTGCATCGTGACTGTTGGGGGGGAGGAGAGAGT ATCACGGAAACCAACCTCAGTGATGCGGTGTATGTGTCCTCTTTATGATCCCAATAGACAGCTCTGGATTGAACTTGCTCCTATGAGTATTCCAAGGATCAATCATGGAGTATTGTCAGCAG agggatttttatttgtgcttGGTGGTCAGGATGAAAACAAGGGAACGCTAAGCTCTGGAGAGAAATATGATCCAGACACCAATTCATGGAGTTCCTTACCACCAATGCATGAG GCACGACATAACTTTGGTGTGGTAGAGATTGATGGGATTCTGTATATTCTGGGAGGTGAGGATGGTGAAAGAGAGCTGATCTCTATGGAGAGCTATGATATTTATAGCCGGACCTGGACCAAGCAGCCAGACTTGACCATGGTTAGAAAG aTTGGCTGCTATGCAGctatgaagaagaaaatctatGCAATGGGTGGAGGCTCCTATGGAAAACTCTTTGAATCTGTGGAGTGTTACGACCCCAGGACTCAGCAGTGGACAGCAATCTGTCCTCTCAAAGAGAGGAG ATTTGGGGCAGTGGCCTGTGGAGTTGCCTCTGAGCTTTATGTATTTGGTGGGGTCAGGAGTCGTGACGACAGCCAAGCCAGTGAGATGGTGACGTGCAAATCAGAATTTTACCATGATGAGTTTAAAAG GTGGATTTATCTAAATGACCAGAACCTATGTATCCCAACTAGCTCTTCTTTTGTGTATGGAGCTGTGCCCATTGGAGCCAGCATATACGTGATTGGAGATCTCGATACAG GTACAAACTATGACTATGTTAGGGAATTCAAGAGAAGCACGGGCACCTGGCAGCGCACGAAGCCGCTGTTCCCGTCGGACCTGCGGCGGACGGGCTGCGCGGCGCTGCGCATCGCCAACTGCAAACTCTTCcgcctgcagctgcagcaggggttGTTCCGCATCCGCGTACCTTCCCCGTGA